GCTGGGCTCCATGATCGGGGAGATCATGAGGATCGAGGACGAGAACTAGAGAACTAGAGAATCATCAAATTCTCGACCTATGCGGGCATACACTTTATCAATGTGCCCTCGGTCTTTGAAACGGGCTCATTAAGATCCTTCTTTCCCACCAAGATCAAGAGTCGTGTAACTTTCGAATACTACGAGGATTACCATTGACTACTCCCGAGTTCCTTGCCGATTTCTTTTTTCGCATACCCTGAGGCCATATTCCAAATAGTTAGTCTCGAATACCTACCCATATACCCTATAGCCTGTATATCGAGGCCTCGCAGAACTTTGGCACAGCCATTGTTCTTCCTTTGGGTCTGTTGGGTCATTCCGTAAAGTGAAAGTCGGCTGAATCTTAACCGATTGGAAGGAATTAATCAATGCCAATGGCGATTATGtgcataaataataaataaatttaagcaTAACATATTGTACAAATTCACTCATGTATCCGAACAActgatctctaaagaaatcatataaagtagacaagttatgactgttcgggtgtaaacagagatctgAAACCCATTAAAAAATACTACAgcaaaacacaagtggagaaTACACTTAACCAACGTAGTCCTAAAATAACAATAATGTAAGCATGCACTCAAATAGACATCTGCAGTAAAATGTATCCCTTGCGTagtctaacgataattatagaaaTACAAATTTTACCTTCTACttcattgtcaaatcacatataaggctctgattttaagaataaaatttagtttgagctacaactcaactcgcaaatgtctagacttttcttttaag
The sequence above is a segment of the Drosophila miranda strain MSH22 chromosome 4, D.miranda_PacBio2.1, whole genome shotgun sequence genome. Coding sequences within it:
- the LOC117188668 gene encoding LOW QUALITY PROTEIN: uncharacterized protein LOC117188668 (The sequence of the model RefSeq protein was modified relative to this genomic sequence to represent the inferred CDS: inserted 1 base in 1 codon; substituted 1 base at 1 genomic stop codon), whose amino-acid sequence is SVSGAELWHERGDSLQSAAAVEPGPCVTIIRAGSYDASNNKFQDIMQLGSMIGEIMRIEDENXENXRIIKFSTYAGIHFINVPSVFETGSLRSFFPTKIKSRVTFEYYEDYH